The Oreochromis niloticus isolate F11D_XX linkage group LG15, O_niloticus_UMD_NMBU, whole genome shotgun sequence genome includes a region encoding these proteins:
- the LOC100704743 gene encoding cysteine-rich protein 2: MASKCPKCEKTVYFAEKVSSLGKDWHKFCLKCERCNKTLNPGGHAEHDGKPYCHKPCYATLFGPKGVNIGGAGSYVYDNPVNEAPAAVSLETNAKPEEEKKAPARGPVKAASFSSFSGGPNICPRCNKTVYFAEKVSSLGKNWHRPCLRCERCNKTLAPGSHAEHDGQPYCHKPCYAVLFGPKGVNTGGVGSYIYDDPEAEAQS; encoded by the exons ATGGCGTCAAAATGTCCAAAATGCGAGAAAACGGTGTATTTCG CGGAGAAGGTGTCATCTTTAGGGAAAGACTGGCACAAGTTCTGTCTAAAATGTGAGCGCTGCAACAAAACTCTGAATCCGGGAGGCCATGCTGAG CATGATGGAAAGCCTTATTGCCACAAGCCGTGCTACGCCACCCTCTTTGGACCAAAAG gtGTAAACATCGGTGGAGCTGGATCCTACGTGTACGACAATCCTGTCAACGAAGCCCCTGCAGCCGTTTCCTTGGAAACAAACGCCAAaccagaggaggagaaaaaagccCCCGCACGGGGACCAGTGAAGG CTGCAAGCTTCTCATCTTTCTCTGGAGGCCCCAACATCTGTCCCAGATGCAACAAGACCGTGTATTTTG CTGAGAAGGTGTCATCTCTCGGGAAGAACTGGCACCGGCCTTGTCTGCGCTGTGAGAGATGCAATAAGACTCTGGCACCGGGCAGCCATGCAGAG cATGATGGACAGCCTTACTGCCACAAACCATGCTATGCTGTACTGTTTGGACCAAAAG GCGTAAACACCGGAGGTGTCGGCAGCTACATCTACGACGATCCTGAAGCTGAAGCGCAGTCTTGA